The Nocardiopsis dassonvillei subsp. dassonvillei DSM 43111 genome contains a region encoding:
- a CDS encoding Smr/MutS family protein, whose protein sequence is MRLKLDLHDIFNKGRDIDRALNDIMDEAERTGAKSIEIIPGKGSGQLKKRVLRFLDRKDVKARYHRVEKDSKNFGRLFVHFRH, encoded by the coding sequence ACTCGACCTGCACGACATCTTCAACAAGGGACGGGACATCGACCGGGCCCTCAACGACATCATGGACGAGGCCGAGCGCACGGGCGCCAAGAGCATCGAGATCATCCCCGGCAAGGGGTCCGGGCAGCTCAAGAAGCGGGTGCTGCGCTTCCTCGACCGCAAGGACGTCAAGGCCCGCTACCACCGGGTCGAGAAGGACTCCAAGAACTTCGGGCGCCTGTTCGTGCACTTCAGGCACTGA
- a CDS encoding VOC family protein, which produces MISTDFTPGSPCWVEVSSPDVEASTAFYGHVFGWSAETHIRQLEGYKFLCAEGLAAAGVSPVMGESDHPSWTVYFADSDIEDTITRVERLGGTLLVEPFDIFDLGRQALFRDPQGASFGVWRGEMYLGLVGRVNSLCWVELRTTDARGAAEFYTGVFKWDLSPFDPSLGGEEVGGYTVLRPAGTGDESTHGGILQAGPGDRGRFGGEEDWHPVFAVADCEAVAERVVAAGGHVHSEPENISGVGRRMVCSDPFQAGFVLLNWPPA; this is translated from the coding sequence ATGATCAGTACGGATTTCACACCCGGGTCGCCCTGCTGGGTCGAGGTGTCCTCACCCGACGTCGAGGCCTCGACAGCCTTCTACGGGCACGTGTTCGGCTGGAGCGCCGAGACGCACATCCGGCAGCTGGAGGGCTACAAGTTCCTGTGCGCTGAGGGGCTCGCCGCGGCGGGGGTCAGCCCGGTCATGGGGGAGAGCGACCACCCCTCCTGGACCGTGTACTTCGCCGACTCCGACATCGAGGACACCATCACACGGGTGGAGCGGCTGGGCGGCACCCTCCTGGTGGAGCCGTTCGACATCTTCGACCTGGGCCGTCAGGCGCTGTTCCGCGACCCCCAGGGCGCCTCCTTCGGCGTCTGGCGGGGGGAGATGTACCTCGGTCTGGTGGGGCGGGTCAACAGCCTCTGCTGGGTGGAGCTGCGGACCACCGACGCGCGCGGCGCGGCCGAGTTCTACACCGGGGTCTTCAAGTGGGACCTCAGCCCGTTCGACCCGTCCCTCGGAGGGGAGGAGGTCGGCGGGTACACGGTCCTGCGCCCCGCGGGCACCGGTGACGAGAGCACCCACGGGGGCATCCTGCAGGCGGGTCCCGGGGACAGGGGCCGGTTCGGCGGGGAGGAGGACTGGCACCCGGTGTTCGCTGTGGCCGACTGCGAAGCCGTCGCGGAGAGGGTCGTGGCCGCGGGCGGACACGTGCACTCCGAGCCGGAGAACATCTCGGGCGTGGGACGCCGCATGGTCTGCTCCGACCCCTTCCAGGCCGGGTTCGTCCTGCTCAACTGGCCGCCCGCGTGA
- a CDS encoding long-chain-fatty-acid--CoA ligase, translating into MELALTPLEFARRTRRLHPRREAVVDRGLRLTYEEFFDRCDRWSRALQNMGVSKGDRVAYISPNTHAQLESFYAVPQLGAVLVPVNFRLSADDFVYIVNHSGARVLCVHADQLDAVDGVRDQMPDVERFVALEGARPGWEDYETLVAQSTADYTRPEIDETDLLTINYTSGTTARPKGVMITHRNAYMNSVGTLLHLRIGIDDRYLWTLPMFHANGWTYTWTVTAAAAAHVCLPAMDPATVYELIRSEGVTWLCAAPTVLIMLSNAPEEVRGEVPSGVHVVTAGASPAADTIERLEDGFGWTVTHVYGLTETTPFITVCEPRAEHGGLSPRDRAAVKARQGVELITSGELRVVDADGVEVPWDGTTVGEITVRGNVVMKGYYNDPEATRKAMGDGWFHTGDAAVTHPDGYVEIQDRIKDVIISGGENISSVEVEGVLLRHPAVLEAAVVGVPHERWGESPKASVVLREGAAATEEELIAFARDNLAHFKAPTQVEFVEQLPKTATGKIQKFVLRGGASAVSRQ; encoded by the coding sequence ATGGAACTCGCCCTGACTCCCCTGGAGTTCGCCCGCCGCACCCGAAGACTGCACCCCCGGCGCGAGGCGGTGGTGGACCGTGGCCTCCGGCTCACCTACGAGGAGTTCTTCGACCGCTGCGACCGCTGGTCCCGCGCCCTCCAGAACATGGGGGTCTCCAAGGGCGACCGCGTCGCCTACATCTCCCCCAACACCCACGCCCAGCTGGAGTCCTTCTACGCCGTGCCGCAGCTCGGCGCGGTGCTGGTACCGGTCAACTTCCGGCTGTCGGCGGACGACTTCGTCTACATCGTCAACCACTCCGGGGCCCGGGTCCTGTGCGTGCACGCCGACCAGCTCGACGCCGTGGACGGCGTCCGCGACCAGATGCCGGACGTGGAGCGGTTCGTCGCCCTGGAGGGGGCGCGCCCCGGCTGGGAGGACTACGAGACCCTCGTCGCGCAGTCCACGGCGGACTACACCCGTCCCGAGATCGACGAGACCGACCTGCTGACCATCAACTACACCAGCGGGACCACGGCCCGGCCCAAGGGCGTCATGATCACCCACCGCAACGCGTACATGAACTCGGTGGGCACCCTCCTCCACCTGCGGATCGGCATCGACGACCGGTACCTGTGGACGCTGCCGATGTTCCACGCCAACGGCTGGACCTACACGTGGACGGTGACCGCCGCGGCCGCCGCCCACGTGTGCCTGCCCGCGATGGACCCGGCCACCGTGTACGAACTGATCCGCTCCGAGGGGGTCACCTGGCTGTGCGCGGCCCCCACCGTGCTGATCATGCTGTCCAACGCCCCCGAGGAGGTGCGCGGCGAGGTTCCGTCCGGCGTGCACGTGGTGACGGCCGGGGCCTCGCCCGCCGCCGACACCATCGAGCGCTTGGAGGACGGTTTCGGGTGGACCGTCACCCATGTCTACGGGCTGACCGAGACCACGCCGTTCATCACCGTGTGCGAGCCGCGCGCCGAGCACGGCGGCCTGTCCCCGCGCGACCGCGCCGCCGTCAAGGCACGCCAGGGGGTCGAGCTGATCACCTCCGGCGAGCTGCGGGTGGTGGACGCCGACGGCGTCGAGGTGCCCTGGGACGGCACGACGGTCGGGGAGATCACCGTGCGCGGGAACGTGGTGATGAAGGGCTACTACAACGACCCGGAGGCCACTCGGAAGGCCATGGGCGACGGCTGGTTCCACACCGGCGACGCGGCGGTCACCCACCCGGACGGGTACGTGGAGATCCAGGACCGGATCAAGGACGTCATCATCTCCGGCGGGGAGAACATCTCGTCCGTCGAGGTGGAGGGGGTCCTGCTGCGGCACCCGGCCGTGCTGGAGGCGGCCGTCGTGGGCGTGCCGCACGAGCGCTGGGGCGAGTCGCCGAAGGCGTCCGTGGTGCTGCGCGAGGGCGCCGCGGCCACGGAGGAGGAGCTGATCGCCTTCGCCCGCGACAACCTGGCGCACTTCAAGGCGCCCACACAGGTGGAGTTCGTGGAGCAGCTTCCCAAGACGGCCACCGGCAAGATCCAGAAGTTCGTGCTGCGCGGGGGCGCGTCCGCGGTGTCGCGGCAGTAG
- a CDS encoding amidohydrolase family protein produces the protein MTRASTPSGSTTATDTAATATATDTDTDTGSGTGPGSPHPAEPAPDHGPESAAVRAVWQDLGLPGLIDVHTHFMPDNVLRKVWAHFDALGGLWPITYRFDEDERLSLLRGFGVRRFTALSYPHRPGMAAWLNDWAGDFADRNPDCLRSATFYPEPEARDYVASALEAGTRVFKAHLQVGRYDPRDPLLADVWGLIADAGTPVVVHCGSSPEAGPFTGPEPFAETLRAHPGLTAVIAHAGAPDYRAFLDLAEDHERVHLDTTMVFTEFSKDWAPFPDQEVPRLKGVADRILFGTDFPNIPHPYLEQLRALARLDLGDDWLRDVLYGNAARLFGL, from the coding sequence GTGACACGAGCCTCGACCCCCTCCGGGTCCACCACCGCGACGGACACCGCCGCCACCGCTACCGCCACTGACACCGACACCGACACCGGTTCCGGAACCGGCCCCGGCTCCCCCCACCCGGCGGAGCCCGCGCCCGACCACGGGCCCGAGTCCGCCGCCGTACGCGCGGTCTGGCAGGACCTGGGGCTCCCCGGGCTCATCGACGTCCACACGCACTTCATGCCCGACAACGTGCTGCGCAAGGTGTGGGCCCACTTCGACGCCCTCGGCGGCCTGTGGCCGATCACCTACCGCTTCGACGAGGACGAACGCCTGTCCCTGCTCCGGGGCTTCGGGGTCCGGCGCTTCACCGCCCTCTCCTACCCGCACCGCCCCGGCATGGCCGCCTGGCTCAACGACTGGGCGGGCGACTTCGCCGACCGCAACCCCGACTGCCTGCGCAGCGCCACCTTCTACCCCGAGCCGGAGGCCCGGGACTACGTGGCCTCGGCGCTGGAGGCGGGTACCCGCGTGTTCAAGGCACACCTCCAGGTCGGCCGCTACGACCCGCGCGACCCGCTGCTGGCCGACGTGTGGGGGCTGATCGCGGACGCGGGCACGCCGGTGGTGGTCCACTGCGGTTCGAGCCCCGAGGCGGGACCCTTCACCGGCCCCGAACCCTTCGCCGAGACCCTGCGCGCCCACCCCGGGCTCACCGCGGTCATCGCCCACGCCGGGGCCCCCGACTACCGCGCGTTCCTGGACCTGGCCGAGGACCACGAGCGCGTCCACCTGGACACCACGATGGTGTTCACCGAGTTCTCCAAGGACTGGGCGCCCTTCCCCGACCAGGAGGTGCCCCGCCTGAAGGGCGTCGCGGACCGGATCCTGTTCGGCACGGACTTCCCGAACATCCCCCACCCCTACCTCGAACAGCTCCGGGCCCTGGCCCGGCTCGACCTGGGCGATGACTGGCTGCGGGACGTCCTGTACGGCAACGCCGCCCGGCTGTTCGGGCTCTGA
- a CDS encoding EamA family transporter: MTPWVVAVVLLAALLHAGWNAIAHSITDRLLGFALIGLGGMLAALPLLPVVGPPPREAWPVLLASLATHLLYMSLLMASYRTGEFGQVYPMARGTAPWVVALTGILLLGESMPPSDLAGVLVVSAGLTTLVFAGGRPSRAQLPALLAAFATGVSIAVYTVVDAHGVRLTQDPLGYITWLMFLQGPVFFVVAVFTRRGALPHQLKPVWKFGLLGGVVSAVAYGLVLWAQLTGAVAGVAALRETSIVFAAVLGALLFGERFGPVRVAASVIVVTGVLLLAF; the protein is encoded by the coding sequence ATGACGCCGTGGGTCGTGGCCGTGGTCCTGCTCGCGGCGCTGCTGCACGCGGGCTGGAACGCGATCGCCCACTCCATCACCGACCGCCTGCTCGGGTTCGCCCTGATCGGCCTCGGCGGAATGCTCGCCGCCCTGCCCCTGCTCCCGGTCGTGGGACCGCCCCCGCGCGAGGCCTGGCCGGTCCTGCTCGCCTCCCTCGCCACCCACCTGCTGTACATGAGCCTGCTGATGGCCTCCTACCGGACCGGCGAGTTCGGCCAGGTGTACCCGATGGCACGCGGCACGGCGCCGTGGGTGGTCGCCCTGACCGGCATCCTCCTGCTCGGCGAGTCGATGCCCCCGTCCGACCTGGCCGGGGTCCTGGTCGTCTCCGCCGGGCTGACGACGCTGGTGTTCGCGGGCGGCCGGCCCTCCCGCGCACAGCTCCCCGCGCTGCTGGCGGCCTTCGCCACCGGCGTCAGCATCGCCGTCTACACCGTGGTCGACGCCCACGGGGTCCGCCTCACCCAGGATCCGCTGGGCTACATCACGTGGCTCATGTTCCTTCAGGGACCGGTGTTCTTCGTGGTGGCGGTGTTCACCCGCCGAGGCGCACTTCCACACCAGCTCAAGCCGGTCTGGAAGTTCGGACTCCTGGGCGGCGTGGTCAGCGCGGTCGCCTACGGGCTCGTGCTGTGGGCGCAGCTGACCGGCGCGGTCGCGGGCGTCGCCGCGCTGCGCGAGACGAGCATCGTCTTCGCCGCGGTGCTGGGCGCACTGCTGTTCGGGGAGCGGTTCGGCCCGGTGCGGGTCGCCGCCTCCGTCATCGTCGTGACCGGAGTTCTCCTCCTGGCTTTCTGA
- a CDS encoding DUF4287 domain-containing protein has product MSFQAYLDAVEDKTGLTPRTLVDRAREKGYDDPSVKAGAIVQWLAEDYGLGRGHAMALVHVIKKGPRISAKHVGTTGTHRDASTELWLDGKATRPQTV; this is encoded by the coding sequence ATGTCGTTCCAGGCTTATCTGGATGCCGTCGAGGACAAGACCGGTCTGACCCCGCGCACGCTGGTCGACCGCGCCAGGGAGAAGGGCTACGACGACCCTTCGGTCAAGGCGGGCGCCATCGTCCAGTGGCTGGCCGAGGACTACGGTCTGGGGCGCGGCCACGCGATGGCCCTGGTCCACGTCATCAAGAAGGGCCCGCGGATCAGCGCCAAGCACGTGGGCACCACCGGTACCCATCGGGACGCCTCCACCGAGCTCTGGCTCGACGGCAAGGCGACCAGACCACAGACGGTCTGA
- a CDS encoding MFS transporter, producing MTAEQERPSRSPGRTPPVHSAEQLVPLTRNRDFQVLWTSRFLAGLGKESGEIAYPLLALLLAESAAQAGVIGAAQVTTAMVTAVLGGSLADRTNRRTVLLCCDLGRLTLLSLFTVLLLTGNVTFTVIVGVAVGSAALMGVSNPVAMASVKQLVPASQTAEASAQNQIRLFSTTALGGPFAGTLFGVGRAFPFAAEALAYLVSAALVLLIRRPMQAHPTGARGPWTLREAVSGFTVLARHPILRPMILWIVGFNLTYTQTGAFLALIATAQSQGASHLQTGMTVSLAGSGGLLGALCAGAVVRRVRPSAIFLVAAWAAPVCALGLLFAPNVMFLGALVGCVFAIVPCVNAVFHGYVAVSVSDRYQGRVLGAVTFMALVSQPVGILGIGVIFDHAGPAWVFLTMALVSALAALFSLSPVMRDLPRPEEVAVA from the coding sequence ATGACGGCGGAACAGGAACGCCCGTCCCGGTCACCCGGCCGGACCCCGCCGGTCCACAGCGCGGAACAGCTCGTCCCCCTCACCCGCAACCGCGACTTCCAGGTGCTCTGGACCAGCCGGTTCCTCGCGGGACTGGGCAAGGAGAGCGGCGAGATCGCCTACCCCCTCCTCGCCCTCCTCCTCGCGGAATCGGCGGCGCAGGCGGGCGTCATCGGAGCGGCCCAGGTCACCACGGCCATGGTCACCGCCGTCCTCGGCGGTTCGCTCGCCGACCGGACCAACCGCCGCACGGTGCTGCTGTGCTGCGACCTCGGACGGCTTACGCTGCTCTCCCTCTTCACCGTCCTCCTGCTCACCGGGAACGTCACGTTCACCGTCATCGTGGGCGTCGCGGTCGGCTCCGCAGCGCTGATGGGCGTCTCCAACCCCGTCGCGATGGCCTCCGTCAAGCAGCTGGTTCCGGCCTCACAGACGGCCGAGGCCTCCGCCCAGAACCAGATCCGCCTCTTCAGCACCACCGCCCTCGGCGGACCCTTCGCCGGAACCCTGTTCGGCGTGGGCCGGGCCTTCCCCTTCGCCGCCGAGGCCCTCGCCTACCTGGTGTCGGCGGCCCTGGTGCTGCTCATCCGCCGCCCCATGCAGGCCCACCCGACCGGCGCGCGCGGACCGTGGACCCTGCGCGAGGCGGTCAGCGGGTTCACCGTGCTGGCCAGGCACCCGATCCTGCGGCCGATGATCTTGTGGATCGTCGGGTTCAACCTCACCTACACCCAGACGGGCGCCTTCCTGGCCCTCATCGCCACCGCCCAGAGCCAGGGCGCCAGCCACCTCCAGACCGGGATGACCGTCTCCCTGGCCGGGTCCGGCGGCCTGCTCGGCGCGCTCTGCGCCGGGGCGGTCGTCAGGCGGGTGCGGCCCTCGGCCATCTTCCTGGTCGCGGCCTGGGCCGCCCCGGTGTGCGCTCTGGGGCTGCTGTTCGCACCCAACGTGATGTTCCTCGGGGCGCTGGTGGGCTGCGTGTTCGCCATCGTGCCCTGCGTGAACGCCGTGTTCCACGGTTACGTCGCGGTGTCGGTCAGCGACCGCTACCAGGGCCGCGTCCTGGGCGCCGTCACGTTCATGGCGCTGGTGTCGCAGCCGGTGGGCATCCTCGGCATCGGGGTGATCTTCGACCACGCCGGACCCGCCTGGGTGTTCCTGACGATGGCGCTGGTCTCGGCGCTCGCCGCCCTGTTCAGCCTCTCCCCGGTCATGCGCGACCTGCCCCGGCCCGAGGAGGTGGCCGTGGCCTGA
- a CDS encoding anti-sigma factor, with protein sequence MRRTLGQDPHILSGAYALGALSPSESVRFEDHLAECDSCVQETRGFTETVALLGTAAAGTPPAELRERVLEEVARTRQLAPAPERLPVPRPGRWTRGLGLVLAACLAVMVALGAVVIDQVRQVRDLRENERQIAAVLSDPDADHTTAQPMEGVSVTVVHSESSGRLVFSAHGLERLEDEDYQLWLTRDDGSVYSAGVLSVDESGFVLPVLAAPQDEATGGVAVTVEPEGGSEQPTSDPLMAMPFEG encoded by the coding sequence GTGAGGAGGACACTGGGCCAGGATCCGCACATCCTCTCGGGCGCCTACGCCCTGGGCGCCCTGTCGCCGAGCGAGAGCGTGCGGTTCGAGGACCACCTGGCCGAATGCGACTCCTGTGTACAGGAGACGCGCGGTTTCACCGAGACCGTCGCCCTCCTGGGCACCGCGGCCGCCGGTACGCCGCCCGCCGAACTGCGCGAGCGCGTACTGGAGGAGGTCGCGCGCACCCGCCAGCTCGCCCCCGCTCCCGAACGCCTGCCGGTGCCGCGTCCGGGGCGCTGGACCCGGGGCCTGGGACTGGTGCTGGCCGCCTGCCTGGCCGTCATGGTCGCGCTGGGCGCGGTCGTCATCGACCAGGTGCGCCAGGTGCGGGACCTGCGGGAGAACGAACGGCAGATCGCGGCGGTGCTCTCCGACCCCGACGCCGACCACACCACGGCCCAGCCCATGGAGGGCGTGTCCGTGACGGTGGTGCACTCCGAGAGCAGCGGACGGCTGGTGTTCAGCGCCCACGGACTGGAGCGGCTGGAGGACGAGGACTACCAGCTCTGGCTGACCCGTGACGACGGCAGCGTCTACTCGGCCGGGGTGCTCTCCGTGGACGAGTCGGGCTTCGTGCTCCCGGTCCTGGCCGCGCCGCAGGACGAGGCGACCGGGGGCGTGGCCGTCACCGTCGAGCCCGAGGGCGGCTCCGAACAGCCCACCTCCGATCCGCTCATGGCGATGCCCTTCGAGGGCTGA
- a CDS encoding sigma-70 family RNA polymerase sigma factor, whose translation MDEHAAIPRGPRGAEAEPPVPPAQRLTELLRQVARGEESAFGEVYDLVIPSVYGLVRRVLRDPAQSEEVAQEVMVEVWRTACRYDERRGSPQAWVMTLAHRRAVDRVRSEQAATDREARVAAASTQRPYDEVAEEATNRLERERVRRCLETLTELQGQSVRLAYYGGYTYREVARLLSTPLGTVKTRMRDGLIRLRDCLGVEW comes from the coding sequence ATGGACGAGCACGCCGCGATACCCCGGGGCCCCCGCGGGGCGGAGGCGGAGCCTCCGGTTCCGCCGGCCCAGCGGCTCACGGAGCTGCTCCGCCAAGTGGCCCGGGGTGAGGAGAGCGCGTTCGGCGAGGTGTACGACCTGGTCATCCCGTCGGTGTACGGGCTCGTCCGCCGTGTGCTGCGCGACCCCGCCCAGTCCGAGGAGGTCGCCCAGGAGGTGATGGTGGAGGTGTGGCGCACCGCCTGCCGTTACGACGAGCGGCGCGGCAGCCCCCAGGCGTGGGTGATGACGCTCGCGCACCGCCGGGCGGTGGACCGGGTGCGCTCCGAGCAGGCCGCCACCGACCGGGAGGCCAGGGTGGCGGCGGCGAGCACTCAGCGCCCCTACGACGAGGTGGCCGAGGAGGCCACGAACCGTCTGGAGCGCGAGCGGGTGCGCCGCTGTCTGGAGACCCTGACCGAACTCCAGGGCCAGTCCGTACGTCTGGCCTACTACGGCGGATACACCTATCGTGAGGTGGCCCGCCTGCTTTCGACGCCGTTGGGCACCGTGAAGACGCGGATGCGCGACGGCCTGATCCGGCTGCGGGACTGCTTGGGGGTGGAGTGGTGA
- a CDS encoding fasciclin domain-containing protein, with protein MVRKNSLTITAAAAALAFGLTACGGDMGGGEEAAEETPTATESESGGMGGEEGTTEMAGENFGSGCAEVPADGEGSFEGMADDPVATAASNNPVLSTLVTAVTEADLVDTLNSAEDITVFAPADPAFEAIPQEDLDALLADQEQLTEVLTYHVVEGRQTPADLEDGTFTSLQGGEVTTEGSGEEFTVNGEAAVICGNVQTANATVYIIDGVLMPA; from the coding sequence ATGGTCCGCAAGAACAGCCTCACCATCACGGCCGCCGCTGCCGCGCTCGCCTTCGGTCTGACCGCCTGTGGCGGCGACATGGGCGGCGGGGAGGAGGCCGCCGAGGAGACCCCCACCGCGACCGAGTCCGAGAGCGGCGGCATGGGCGGCGAGGAGGGCACCACCGAGATGGCGGGCGAGAACTTCGGTTCCGGCTGCGCCGAGGTGCCCGCCGACGGCGAGGGCAGCTTCGAGGGCATGGCGGACGACCCGGTCGCCACCGCCGCGTCCAACAACCCGGTGCTGTCCACGCTGGTGACGGCCGTGACCGAGGCGGACCTGGTGGACACGCTCAACTCGGCCGAGGACATCACGGTCTTCGCCCCGGCCGACCCCGCGTTCGAGGCGATCCCGCAGGAGGACCTCGACGCGCTGCTGGCCGACCAGGAGCAGCTGACCGAGGTGCTGACCTACCACGTGGTCGAGGGCCGCCAGACCCCGGCCGACCTGGAGGACGGCACGTTCACCTCGCTCCAGGGCGGAGAGGTCACCACCGAGGGCTCCGGCGAGGAGTTCACGGTGAACGGCGAGGCGGCCGTCATCTGCGGCAACGTGCAGACGGCCAACGCCACGGTGTACATCATCGACGGCGTGCTGATGCCCGCCTAA
- a CDS encoding molybdopterin-dependent oxidoreductase has protein sequence MTDVTTETRGNTPPRDRRRVVVGSVVGLLTVGASLGTAELAAGLLRTVSPVVAVGDTVVDTTPPSLVEAAIDLLGRADKVVLVAGIIVVLLGVGAVLGTASLRRPVVGYTGLAVFTAVGLAAVLPHRSDDPGTPVPVLVGAVAGALALVLLVRGARGTLRPEADPGPQGVGGPRTPAGAEGAPPEAGPDRGPGRRGFVLTAAGVLAVSGAAGVLGRLLPTLGGGAGSRSALALPAAANPLPPLPAATELGVPGLTPFTTPNREFYRIDTALTIPRLDSTRWTLRVHGMVDRPFEIDMDELLAEELVEADITMTCVSNQVGGDLAGNTRWLGFPLADLMRRAGVRSGADQILSTSDDGWTCGTPTEVVMDGRDALLAVGMNGEPLPHVHGYPARMVVPGLYGFVSATKWVTDIKLTRFADERAYWAQRGWAVRAPVKTMSRVDVPAPLSRVDAGEVVLAGVAWAQHRGIDAVEVRVDGGEWRRAELAEVPGVDTWVQWVAETTVEPGQHSVEVRATDATGFTQPAERVDPVPDGATGWHSIRFTAE, from the coding sequence ATGACCGACGTGACCACCGAGACACGCGGGAACACCCCGCCACGCGACAGGCGACGGGTCGTCGTCGGATCGGTCGTGGGGCTGCTCACGGTCGGCGCCTCACTGGGCACCGCCGAGCTGGCCGCAGGACTGCTCCGCACCGTGTCTCCGGTGGTCGCCGTCGGCGACACGGTCGTCGACACCACACCGCCCTCCCTGGTGGAGGCGGCGATCGACCTGCTGGGCAGAGCCGACAAGGTCGTGCTCGTGGCCGGGATCATCGTCGTCCTCCTGGGTGTCGGGGCCGTACTCGGCACGGCGTCGCTCCGGCGGCCCGTCGTCGGGTACACGGGGTTGGCGGTGTTCACCGCGGTCGGGCTGGCCGCCGTGCTTCCGCACCGCTCCGACGACCCGGGTACCCCGGTGCCCGTGCTCGTCGGGGCGGTCGCGGGGGCTCTGGCCCTGGTGCTCCTGGTGCGCGGCGCGCGCGGGACGCTCCGGCCCGAGGCGGACCCCGGACCACAGGGGGTGGGCGGTCCGAGGACACCGGCGGGCGCGGAGGGGGCTCCTCCCGAGGCCGGACCGGACCGGGGCCCGGGCAGACGCGGTTTCGTGCTGACCGCGGCGGGCGTCCTGGCCGTGTCCGGCGCCGCCGGTGTCCTCGGACGCCTGCTGCCGACCCTCGGCGGAGGCGCGGGCTCGCGCTCCGCCCTCGCCCTTCCCGCGGCGGCGAACCCGCTGCCGCCGCTGCCCGCCGCGACCGAACTGGGCGTTCCGGGGCTGACCCCCTTCACCACGCCCAACCGGGAGTTCTACCGGATCGACACCGCCCTCACCATTCCCCGGCTGGACTCCACCCGCTGGACGCTGAGGGTGCACGGGATGGTGGACCGCCCCTTCGAGATCGACATGGACGAACTGCTCGCCGAGGAGCTCGTCGAGGCCGACATCACCATGACGTGCGTGTCGAACCAGGTCGGCGGCGACCTCGCGGGCAACACCCGCTGGCTGGGCTTCCCCCTGGCCGACCTGATGCGGCGGGCGGGTGTGCGGTCCGGCGCGGACCAGATCCTCAGCACCTCCGACGACGGCTGGACCTGCGGCACGCCGACCGAGGTCGTCATGGACGGTCGCGACGCGCTCCTGGCCGTGGGCATGAACGGAGAACCCCTCCCCCACGTGCACGGCTACCCGGCGCGCATGGTCGTCCCCGGCCTCTACGGGTTCGTCAGCGCCACCAAGTGGGTCACCGACATCAAGCTGACCCGCTTCGCCGACGAGCGGGCCTACTGGGCGCAGCGCGGCTGGGCCGTGCGCGCCCCCGTCAAGACCATGTCCCGCGTGGACGTGCCCGCGCCCCTGAGCCGGGTGGACGCCGGAGAGGTCGTCCTGGCCGGAGTGGCCTGGGCCCAGCACCGCGGGATCGACGCCGTGGAGGTGCGCGTGGACGGGGGCGAGTGGCGGCGGGCCGAACTCGCCGAGGTCCCCGGCGTCGACACCTGGGTCCAGTGGGTGGCCGAGACCACCGTCGAACCCGGCCAGCACTCCGTGGAGGTCCGGGCCACCGACGCCACCGGGTTCACCCAGCCCGCCGAACGGGTGGATCCCGTGCCCGACGGCGCCACCGGCTGGCACAGCATCCGGTTCACCGCCGAGTAG